In Lagopus muta isolate bLagMut1 chromosome 6, bLagMut1 primary, whole genome shotgun sequence, one DNA window encodes the following:
- the LOC125695443 gene encoding methylthioribulose-1-phosphate dehydratase isoform X1: protein MAAANGPGLRLADGRDAAQDKLHPRNLIPELCRLFYGLGWVTGTGGGISLKHGNEIYIAPSGVQKERIQPEDMFVCDMNEQDISGPPAHKKLKKSQCTPLFMNAYTMRGAGAVIHTHSKAAVMATLLYPGSEFTITHQEMIKGIQKCSSGGYYRYDDTLVVPIIENTPEEKDLKERMAKAMEEYPDSCAVLVRRHGVYVWGETWEKAKTMCECYDYLFDIAVQMKQHGLDPSKHPAGENGIL from the exons ATGGCTGCCGCCAACGGTCCCGGCCTCCGCCTCGCCGACGGCCGCGACGCGGCGCAG gATAAGTTACATCCAAGAAATCTTATCCCTGAACTTTGTAGGCTGTTCTATGGTTTAGGCTGGGTAACGGGAACTGGTGGAGGAATCAGCCTGAAACATGG GAATGAAATCTATATTGCTCCTTCAGGAGTCCAGAAGGAAAGAATACAG CCAGAAGATATGTTTGTTTGTGACATGAACGAGCAGGACATCAGTGGTCCCCCAGCACACaagaaactaaagaaaagcCAGTGCACACCTCTTTTTATGAACGCCTACACTATGAGAG gAGCAGGTGCAGTGATACATACTCATTCCAAGGCTGCTGTTATGGCTACCCTTCTTTACCCAGGGAGTGAGTTCACTATTACCCATCAGGAGATGATAAAAGGAATCCAGAAGTGTTCTTCAGGAGGCTATTACCG ATATGATGACACACTGGTGGTTCCCATTATTGAGAATACACCGGAAGAGAAGGATCTCAAAGAAAGAATGGCAAAAGCAATGGAAGAATACCCAGATTCCTGTGCTGTTTTGGTCAGACGTCATGGAGTTTATGTATGGggagaaacatgggaaaaagccaaaacaat GTGTGAATGTTACGACTACCTATTTGATATtgcagtgcagatgaagcagcaTGGGCTAGATCCTTCAAAACATCCAGCAGGAGAAAATGGGATCTTGTGA
- the LOC125695443 gene encoding methylthioribulose-1-phosphate dehydratase isoform X2: protein MGMKSILLLQESRRKEYRRKMKFFRASQVKIISLIQPEDMFVCDMNEQDISGPPAHKKLKKSQCTPLFMNAYTMRGAGAVIHTHSKAAVMATLLYPGSEFTITHQEMIKGIQKCSSGGYYRYDDTLVVPIIENTPEEKDLKERMAKAMEEYPDSCAVLVRRHGVYVWGETWEKAKTMCECYDYLFDIAVQMKQHGLDPSKHPAGENGIL, encoded by the exons ATGG GAATGAAATCTATATTGCTCCTTCAGGAGTCCAGAAGGAAAGAATACAG aaggaaaatgaaattcttcagGGCATCACaggtaaaaataatttctctgatACAGCCAGAAGATATGTTTGTTTGTGACATGAACGAGCAGGACATCAGTGGTCCCCCAGCACACaagaaactaaagaaaagcCAGTGCACACCTCTTTTTATGAACGCCTACACTATGAGAG gAGCAGGTGCAGTGATACATACTCATTCCAAGGCTGCTGTTATGGCTACCCTTCTTTACCCAGGGAGTGAGTTCACTATTACCCATCAGGAGATGATAAAAGGAATCCAGAAGTGTTCTTCAGGAGGCTATTACCG ATATGATGACACACTGGTGGTTCCCATTATTGAGAATACACCGGAAGAGAAGGATCTCAAAGAAAGAATGGCAAAAGCAATGGAAGAATACCCAGATTCCTGTGCTGTTTTGGTCAGACGTCATGGAGTTTATGTATGGggagaaacatgggaaaaagccaaaacaat GTGTGAATGTTACGACTACCTATTTGATATtgcagtgcagatgaagcagcaTGGGCTAGATCCTTCAAAACATCCAGCAGGAGAAAATGGGATCTTGTGA